In a genomic window of Suricata suricatta isolate VVHF042 chromosome 12, meerkat_22Aug2017_6uvM2_HiC, whole genome shotgun sequence:
- the LOC115274471 gene encoding putative deoxyribonuclease TATDN2 has product MVNEWCAFQRHCFTGSYPVIEPLLRHFPNMSVGFTAVLTYSSAWEAREALRHIPLERIIVETDAPYFLPRQVPRSLCQYAHPGLALHTVREIARVKAQPLSHTLATLRENTSRLYNL; this is encoded by the exons ATGGTGAATGAGTGGTGTGCCTTTCAGAG gcacTGCTTTACTGGCAGCTACCCCGTCATCGAGCCCCTGCTGCGGCACTTCCCCAACATGTCTGTGGGCTTCACGGCGGTCCTGACATACTCCTCGGCCTGGGAGGCCCGGGAAGCGCTGAGGCACATCCCGCTGGAGAGGATCATTGTGGAGACGGATGCTCCCTACTTCCTGCCCCGACAG GTTCCCAGGAGCCTCTGCCAGTATGCCCACCCAGGCCTGGCCTTGCATACGGTCCGAGAGATCGCGCGTGTCAAAGCTCAGCCGCTCTCCCACACCTTAGCCACCCTGCGGGAGAACACAAGCCGCCTCTACAATCTTTAA